The DNA sequence GGATTTGTTTCCTCGCCGTCTGAGTAGATGATGAGAAAGAAATACTTAACAAAGGAAAAGTAATCTCGGGATCTGAAAGACGGGGAGGAACAAACAAATTGCTTATCACAAAACCATCTCCTTTTTCCAAGAGTTTCTCAGGGGTCGTTTGAAGAGGAATCTGGGGGGGGATGAAGTCTGAAGGGCAAGAAAGTTTGTTTTGAGGATTAGGAGGATGCTTCAATTCACAGCTGGAGATACACGTAAGCCCTGTCAGTCCTCCAAAGGTCACCAACCAAGTTCTCCATCCACTTTTGATGGAGAGGGCATAGAAGTCTCCATAAACTTATTAATTAGCTattctaatgtcaaatatttcATCAAGAAAATCCCTGGAGGAGCCTGAGTATAATTTGATAGTTCcgagttcttttttttctaccaaCTAGAGCCATAGTGAGGGGCAAGTGGAACAAAACGTGACAATGGCGCTATCTAGTGGCTAAAGTTAATATTACAAGTGGCGCAAACAAAAACATCCATTCACTGAACGCGGGTGGGAACAATCTTGTAGATAAgcttgtatatataaaaaaaaaaaaaaaaaagaaaaaaaagataaaaaaataatatatatattatattatattatattatattatattatattatattatattatattatattatattatattatatttttgaaCACCCTATCATGGTTTATAATCTTGCAatcagaataaataaataatatataattatagGTTTTTCAAAAACGTGCCTTAATTGTCCGCCAATTACACATTTGAGCGAGACATTATTTAATCGTAAAACGTCATAACAGGTTTCCTGGTGAATGCAACTGTGACGAAAATGAATCATCAACGGTAGTCACTCTGCTCTTGGTTTGAAAATGAAATCCAGGAAGTGTTTTCTTATCGTGGAGGCCCAACTGGGTGAAAATGCAATCGTTGGCTCCACCTCTGCGTGGGCTGCCTCCTCCCCTTTTGTCAGCTATAAAAGTTTGTGCAGTCGACACACTGATGGGACTTCACTCACAGAGATCTCATAATAGGTGCACTGTGAGGACTTTCtgcttttgactttttttgcaaCTACAAAAACGACGACAAAATGGTGAGTTTGCTATCTTGTCAGCATTTTGAATTGCGggattgtgatttttttccaaggttttttcttttttgttagcTCGAAAGTGCCACATCATCTCACAGACAGAACATAATTAACAGAAAGGCGCAGGAAGCACAGCAATGGAAAGGCGCCTCCAGGCATGTGACTGTGGTTTCACTGAAGGTTAACACTTTCCATATGGGCCTGGCGGGACGGCTTAGGCGCTTCGGAATGCTCATGCTGTTTCTACGCAGGCCGTCATAAATTCGTTTTGTCTTTGCTTGCAACTTGCCTTGGGGGATTAAAAAAGAATTGAGCTCAATTTGCAAGGAAATGTGGTCACGCGGTTGAAGGGGATTTATGCAaaagtatttttaatttattgctcaGTCATAGTTGAGCGTGGGGGGGGGCTGACCACAATTTTAGGCGGGATCGGGGTGTGTTGAAACTTTTTTACAGCTTGTTGAGAGCAAGCGATGATTGGCGCAATTGTTAATCTGCTGACACTTCCTGTTGAAGCTTTCAACATGCAACATGTCGGTAGGCGTGCGTTTGCGCATGCGCGTGCGGGCTCCGCGTGAAGAGCGAGCACTGTGGATTTAGGTCAAGAATTTTCCTCCATGTTGTGACTAACAGCTTCAAACATTTGCTTTCAAGCCGAGTTGAGATACAAGAAGCTGATAACCACCTCATGGGCTAAAATCGTAAACATCAGGAGGGTGTGGAAACAAAGACAGTCGGACATTTTTCCAAATCTACgcagttgaatttttttttttttttttttttttttttttttttacaattttgacAAACTGAAGTGAACAAAGTCAGGCCTGCCTAATGCAGACACACTATTGTATTAAATTTGGTTAATAgaataaaccctaacccttttaatatttatttttatatccaTTAAGATCCAACCTCCaacattattatattatattattatataattagTTGCCTGTCGGGTTTTAGATGAAAGGTTGATTATAATGGCATCCCTACTGGGTGCAGCCTGAATCCCTCAAAATAGCTGGGCTGGCCGCTGCCTCCATACTTAGCAAGCTCCTATCAGAAGGGGCAATAGAGGGTCAAAGGTCAAGGCTAGAAAGTCCCAAACAAAAGTCATTCTGTAGTGTTTTGGAAAGCCAGTGACGCTGATGCTCCTCTTGGGGCGTCGCTGGAAAAAACACaatgagaaaaagagagagggggaaggagggaggaatTTCACAACATTTCTGTGAGTCATGCCCCCCTCCAATCTAAAGAGAAtgaagtcacaaggcaacaacaTTCCCATTTTGTTATTGAAAGCAACTCTTGTGGGTACATAGCTGCTGACTGTTACAGCGGAAATAGACCAGCTCAGGATTTTGGATCAGATCCATGTGGGTTGACTGCCAAACAACCCGCAAATAACGAGACTTAACTAGTTTTATCATGGCAGGCCTGTACCTGCACCTCCCCCTTTCTGCCTTGCCCTTGCTTCCAAAAAGAATTTTCAAATTCTTGAGCAGGGTGTGTAAGCAAGGCCCCGATCGCTCCACGCGTGAATCAATCACCACTGGCTGATGGAGGTCATGACGACCCATGGAGTCGTTCTCCAGGGTTAGGAAGAAAATAAACTTTAAGACTCAGTGCCTGTCCTTCATGTCTTGCAGCGCGAGTGTATCTCCATCCATGTTGGTCAGGCTGGTGTCCAAATGGGCAACACCTGCTGGGAGCTGTACTGCTTGGAGCACGGCATCCTGCCGGACGGCCACATGTCCAACGAGAGGACCAAGGGGAGCACCGACGATTCTTTCACAACCTTCTTCAGCGAAACCGGCGCAGGCAAATATGTGCCGCGAGCTATTTTTGTCGACCTGGAACCCACCGTTATCGGTAAGTACACTGAGTAGTTATCTCTGTTATCAACATTGAAGCTGATAAATAATTGATAgacgttggttctttattgcagATGAGGTACGAACGGGTACGTATCGTCAGCTCTTCCACCCGGAACAGCTCATCTCCGGGAAGGAAGATGCGGCCAACAATTACGCCCGTGGTCACTACACGGTTGGCAAGGAGCACATCGACGCAGTGCTGGGCAGAATCCGCAAATTGGTGAGCTGAGGACAATTGCGCTTTTGTCAGGTTCGGGTTTGGAAAGCAATCCGAGCACTCGAATGTTCTGCAATGTTTGTCCAAACTTGGTGGACGAGTAAGTAGGTCAGTCGCCCCTTTGCTGATTATTTTGGGGGGGTTTGAGTGTGAAAGCCTCAGGCCAAATCTGACCTGTAACAAAATGGCAAATATATTTTCAGCAAACATTGAGTCATAGCTCATGTTAAAGCCCTTGATGGGGCCTCACctaccaatttaaaaaaaaaaaaaaaaaaatgcttgtgaTTGTCCGTGTTATTAGTACATTTATGAGGAGGCCATAATAAATATATgggaaattatttatttacttattttaaaACGTATCAGCAGGAGAGATTAAAttaatttgataaaaaaaaatattttgaaatttattttttacatttttaattatagtgttttttttaaataattaattttttttaaattaaagtaTTTCCGTGGACTGAAATAGAGGCTCCGAGTAGCTCCGCCCACCGGGAAACTGCCGGATTATCCAGACAAGCACTCCGGGCCTGCGCGTCTTAATAAATGAATTGCGATGCACTTAACATCCACGTTTAGCGCTCCAAAATCAGCGCCGTGTAAAAAAAACAGGACGCTCACAAAAGATTAACTCGGTTATGTAACTTCATATTTGATGGGTGCACAACAGGTACTCCATATTTGTTATATAATTCATTTTAGAATCAAATCCTCTTGGATAAATACTTCATGAAAATGCATCCTTCTTTTAGGCCGACCAGTGCACCGGCCTCCAAGGTTTCTTGGTGTTCCACTCCTTTGGAGGAGGAACTGGTTCCGGCTTCACTTCTCTGTTGATGGAGCGTCTCTCTGTGGACTTTGGCAAAAAGTCCAAGTTGGAGTTCGCCATCTACCCGGCGCCTCAGGTGTCCACCGCTGTGGTCGAGCCGTACAACTCCATCCTTACCACGCATACCACGTTGGAGCACTCTGATTGCGCTTTCATGGTGGACAACGAGGCCATCTACGACATCTGCCGTCGGAACCTGGACATCGACCGTCCGTCGTACACCAACCTGAACCGACTCATCAGTCAGATCGTCTCGTCCATAACCGCCTCTCTGCGTTTCGACGGAGCCCTCAACGTGGACCTGACTGAGTTCCAGACCAACCTGGTGCCCTACCCGCGTATCCACTTCCCTCTGGCCACCTACGCCCCCGTAATCTCTGCGGAAAAAGCGTATCACGAGCAGCTGACCGTGGCGGAGATCACCAACTCCTGTTTCGAGCCGGCCAATCAGATGGTGAAATGCGACCCTCGCCACGGCAAGTACATGGCGTGCTGTCTGCTGTACCGTGGCGACGTGGTGCCCAAAGATGTCAACGTGGCTATCAGCACCATCAAGACCAAGCGCTCCATCCAGTTTGTGGACTGGTGTCCCACCGGCTTCAAGGTGGGCATCAACTACCAGCCCCCTACGGTGGTTCCGGGAGGAGACCTGGCCAAGGTCCAGAGGGCCGTGTGCATGCTGAGCAACACCACGGCCATCGCCGAGGCCTGGGCCCGACTGGATCACAAGTTTGACCTGATGTACGCCAAGAGGGCCTTCGTGCACTGGTACGTCGGCGAGGGAATGGAGGAAGGCGAGTTCTCCGAGGCCAGAGAGGACATGGCCGCCCTGGAGAAGGACTACGAAGAGGTGGGACTCGACTCATCCGAACAAGATGAAGATGATGGAGAGGAGTATTAGAAAGGCAGCGTGAACATCCTCGTTTCTGCTGAGCTTGCGTTTTAATGGCTCACGCTGTAACCAGTAAACACCAACGTTAGGATGTTAAGCGCTCGATCCTGTCCCGTTTGCCTTTCTTGCGTGACAGAACATGTCGGTGccttattttcaaataaaatggtTTGCATTCGCTCCTGTGGCTTTTTCTGCAAgacttgatggatggatggatggatagactaTATAAAGAGACTCATAATTATGAGAAACAATTATAAATGAGACTCTAAACTATATTTATGAGCACCTCTAAAGCTTCGTATCTCACCCGTAAGCAACTGGGATAAGCTTCAGCTCAGATGTGACGAACatttctttaaaataaaaaaacttaaaAGTACATCGTGCAGTTCTTTTGTGCTTGCTCACTGGAGGAGACCTTCAAGCTGACTTTGTAACTGGCAATGAAGGCTGCATAGATGGGAGATTTCTAAAGGTCACGAGGTACCACGTGAAAGGTAAATGTTAGCTCCTGGGATGAGTTACTCTTAAATTGGAAAATGTGAAAGCATGAATACatcctgagaaaaaaaagtggttgGCATGACAACCCACTGCACGATATGTGCGAATTagtcaaaatcttttttttttcttttctacatAAAACTGGTCATAAGCAGCCACGGTAATtgactcaacaaaaaaaaacatttacatgtatttatttacctcACCTGTAACACCTTTGTCTGCATTTTTTACATGAGGCTAAGTCTTATACTATTCACAcataacataaaaaaatgatttgcacAACACTAACCAAAATCCCTCATTTCTAGCTCCTCAGCTTTCCGTTCTTGTCTATTTTgattttcttgtttttgtttggtgaGAAATATTCCCTTTTTAAATTTGACTAAATCACATTAGCTGTTGCCTGTCTATCTTTTGTGAAAACCAACAGAATTGTAAATCTACCCAGAATGGATTCTCATAGAAAAGGAAGGAAACGATCTTGTTACACAGTTAAAGGGCAAATCGGTAATGTGAACGTAAAAACACGATTGAAGCTAAACAGTttacaaaaaaatgtaaaccCCAACACCGAGTGTCTTCAACATAACTCACATTCTGAAGACCGagcgacaatttttttttaaagtgcacaACGTCGGCGGCTTCCTGCCACGAACGTCACTAACCAGTTTTGGTCTCACATTTCGCGTTATATTTctaaacaacatttttgaggAGCTAAAACCAGGATCTAATGTAGACACCACAAGTGGGCTATTATTTTCATTTATCTTAGcttctaaatcaggggtgtccaaattaAAGTTACGATGCCGCCATTTGCTTTTCATAGCAGCTCACAACCTCCATCAAACTACTAAAATTCAAtatggggtaaaaaaaaaaataatcacaaaaaaTATGATTTGTTATGTCACCTTTGGGAGAGGGTGGAAttgttggaaaaagaaaaaaaaaaaagatctcaccTGGCAGCTAGGGTCCGCAGTGCCCCTGCGGCCCCCCCATCTAGCTCCGCCACTGCCCTCAGATTTTGTGTAAGCTCCCCTTGAAGGAAAGGACACCCCTGTTCTAAATTCTCAATGACTGAAATTTTGTGCTAGGAgtaaaaaacacacaattgtTCTGTGGAGCTCCTCATTCATCTTCAGCACGCCTGTCGAGTAATGATGACGCGTCCAACAGGCAACCTCTAAAATAGCCAATCAGAGAGTGCCTCAGCTGAATCTGGCTTTGCCTTGACAGGAAGTGGCCCTCATCAGGGTAGATCTGTCCCGGAAAGCAACCAGTAAACATCTCCCTGCAACTATATTTGCTCATGCTGCCCTTTTGCATGCCCTTTTCGGTACCTGCATGGTGTAGTTGGCTCCCACCCTGATCAAGTGCTTGATGAGCTCCGCTGAGTGTTGGAAGTGAACGTTTGCTGAGAAGAAGAACAGAATTGTTTAAGTCCGCCGCCGGACACAGATTTTCGACGGTCTTCATGCCAGATTGGCAAAGGAAaccgaaatgtgtgtgtgcgtgtgtgtgtgtgtgtctaccaTCAGCAGTCCCATGGGCGAGAAACAGAGTTCCTCCCTGCAGGCCTTTGACGTCTGGGAGAACTTTGGACATCTGtaccgataaaaaaaaaatgaaaaaattaatgttataaataaataaagctataaataaatacaaatttaaaaaaaacaattaattaatgaataaataaatgaaaaaaataattttataaataaataaagctataaataattacaaaaaatacaaataaaaaaatcttaaataaataaaaattaaaataaaataaaataaccgataaaatataaatgaatgaataaataaatgaaacaaataATTTTATAACTAAATAaagctataaataaataaataaagctataaataaataaaaattaaattaaaaaattaaaataaataaatagcaattTCAAACTTTGAGTATCACTTTTTTGTTGGATTAATTTTTCTATTCATCGTGAATATTGTATGCGCTGGAGCAATGAGGAAGGACATGGTGCCTCTGAAGTGATATTTGTGCGGAGGAAATGGACTAAAATTTAATTGCCACTCAAATATCATTGTGCAAAGTGTTGAGATTGAACACAGCATGCTACCTGACTGGAATGGAAAGCGGAATGAGAAAGAATTGGCGCGTCGGTCATTCTCCATTTTTTGAGCAGCCATTTTACATTGGCATTGCTCAGGGAGGATGCAAACAAGCACACAACTGGGATTCCGTCAGGACCTGGACCTTCGCGGCACCATTCCTTCTATAGTTTCCCACTATCCTCAGTCTTTGGATGTCACTTGAAGGGCAACCCCGCCCCCGCCACGGAAATAGAGCTCTCTGGCCCAATTCATCGCAACCCACTTAGAAGAAAACTGTCTGCGACCTTCACTTAGTGGACCATTGTGTATTTCTGCATGGTCCCATTGCATTCACACTTGTCAAAAAGACAAATTCGCCAGCTTTCTCTCTGAGCTAAAGACAACAACCTAGAATGTTTCAGATATATTTTCTGCCACACAAGGCAAGATCCTTAAAGGGATGCTTGGATTAGTTTAAAAGCTCCAGCTCAAACCTGTTTGAGATTAACGACAATGGAAATTGGTAGCTAGAAGCAGCTCACTTGATATCTGTTCTCCTCAGAAGACGGCGTGCCGAAATATCGCTCTGAGAACGCTGAAGCTGGtggcatcaaaaaaaaaaaaatatttcagtttgaTTTGCGTCTGCGGATCTGAATGAGGCGGACTCACCATACATGGTCCAATcgacaacaggagcctgagcagCAGCGCATCGGATCAACGCCTCGGTCGATTTGATCAGCATCAGCGTCAGGTAACCGCCGTAGTCCTGCAGGACGAAAATTGGCACTTGAACGTTTTCTTGCACCTCAGATGGACAAAATGAAACAATATGAGCAGTTCAGACCTCTCCAAAAACGCCGACCCTGGTCGGATCAATGAAGGGAAGCTTCACCAAGTACCTGGAGAGAAAGAACTCATCAATCCATCGTGAAGTTGTTTCACGATGACATGGATGAGCTTTTTGAAAACCAAATGGCTTCCCATCACATTTTTGCTTCAAATGACTCACTGAACATTTCACTTATTCTTCtagagagctttttttttcccatcttgaAATGAGTACGTACGCCAGAGCTGCTATCTGGTCCTCAACGTCCGCCTGCCCAATGTTCTGGTGGAGCTGATGCAACATCCTGTGATGTAAAAGCCATCATGAGCTAGCTGCacgtcctaaaaaaaaaaaaaaattcacatacctTTGACCTCGGAACGCAGAACCGCGACCGTCTAGCCGAGCTACGATCACCTCCTCGGAGCCCACCAACACTTGATCCCAGTCCAGCTTGAactcctccgtgaccgcctggtCACCAGGAGAGCTGCCGCTAATGGGACGGAGCCGTGTTAgcgtgtacaaaaaaaaaaaagaagtccttTTAGCAGCTAAAAATATCATAatcatcattaaaaaaagttACTGGActtaattggatttttttttttcttaaaggtCTTTAATGGCACACTGGATTGATTAGGTAACCTTTGGCTAAGCTATTAGCGACATTGCCACTAACAAATTAGCGTCAGCGCTAATGATAATACGATGTGCTTAAAATAGTTATcatattaaaaaattaaatattcaaAAAGACTGCGTCGCCGGAACTTTAAAGCGCCATTATGAGATGtccccatttttttatttttttttccatttgatttGCGAGATGCGCGGCCCGCGGCTACGGTGATGCGTCAAAGAGTGAAGGTCACAGCGGAGGGTGCGGTGAATGCAAAGTGGATCCTCACACGATGAGCAGAAGGCCGTAGAGGAAGGACTCGGAGAAGTCAAGAGGAAGGATGAGCTTCAGAGGTAGCTCTAGTGTGAGTGAGCACACACTTGGAGTTATTAGACGAAACTTTGCGTGCACATCTCATCTCATTCCTACCCAAGTCGTTATGATGGACGGTGTGGATTTGGGTCCGAACCGTTCTTTTGGTGGACAGCGTCGACCACACAGGGTGATTGTTCTCCAGGATGAAATAGGCTGAtggaagatgaaaaaaaaaataatgggcaaatgaaatgaaaatgaaatagaCAATAACGGAAACAAAAGTAGAgcacaattaattaattattaaattgtcttcactttttaaaaaatagagatactTCCTGTCATTTTTATAGCCATtaatcttttaaaaatatttgagcagtttttactagtctcagaATTCAAAACTAGtcatcaatttgttgtgtaGCTGTCATTTTacaggattttattttttttgtgtgtgtctgtgggtgCTTGTTGTGTGCTTAAATTGTGTAATTGGTGTGtccaaatacttttgtccatacaGGGCTTTGCAGAAATTGTCAAACAAAGCACTCACAGTCCACCTCATCCAAACTAAGAAGCAGAACCGATGGAACTCCCGGACCTACGAGTGAAAAGatggtaaaaatatttttgtgataCCAAAAAAATTCCATGGCCAACATGTCAGTGAGAGATTTACCTTTGCAACGCAGGACGGCGTGCTCGGCGTCTGGGCTGACGTCGGCCTCAAAGAACGTGCACGCCTCGCGGAGTCCGCAGGTGAGGCATTGTCGTGGAAACGCACCCAAGGTGGAGACGCTGATGGAGAGCACATTCGTGTTTTGAAAGGAGGCGGAGCCAAAGGTAATGGAAACGGAGACACACCTGTATAAATGCCTCTGTTGCGCAGAAACTTCTGTGCTCAGGAAGTATCTGAGGGGAGATCATCAGCTCATTTACACCTTATAAACTCCAAAATTTGTCTTCTCAGGGCACCTTCAAATTATTTAGCCATTGATGTATGATAATTTAGCTTTATGTACATACCAAAAACAAACAGATGTCCGAAAATCCACAAAATAGAGACAAAATAGAAAAATGGAAGTGGTGAGTGAAAGTTTGGAAattgtaaattaaattaaattaaattaaattaaatcaaactaaattaaattaaattaaattaaattaaattaaattaaattaaattaaattaaattaaattaaattaaattaaattaaattaaattaaaataaaatagtgagGTGATGAAGCAACATCTCAAGTATATTTCAGTCTTTTTGGGTGGCCAGCAGCCCTAATCTCACTAGAATAGATCCGCCCCTTCAATGTGCAGCAACAGAATCAAATTCCCCATTAGGAACCAAACCAAAACAGAGGAAACATACATGACCTGCTTGTTTTCATCGTACGCCACAATTTGCGTCACCTCCCAGGTGCCGGACGTCACGTGTTCAATCTCGTCCTTGTCGCCCTGGAGTGAAGAAACAACACATTCTTCTTCCTTCATTATTGATTTTTAAATGTTAACATTTTGTCCTGTTTAATTCCCGCACCTTTTTGGTGAACATGGCAATGTGATGAAAATCCCCTTGACCTCCTTGTCTCAAAGGAACGGTAAGAAAAAACCTGCTTGCGTCTTTTGAAAACAAAGGCTCCTGGTTCTattggagaggaaaaaaaaacctttgtgaTGCCCTCAGAGGAGCGTGAGGAGGTCACGGTGGCAACGTACCTGCCTGGAGATCCATGAATCTGAAGAGTCCTCATGTCTCTGAAGCCCAAATCAAAAAACACAATCACGAAGGAAGTCAAGTAGAGGCCGAGTGGAATAAGAAGCACGTACCGCGAGGCAGACTCCCACGGCGGCCTCGCACACGGTCAGCACGGATGCGTTCTGGGCCCGAGTGAGCCAGCGCACGGCCAAGTGCGTGTTGCTGATCCAC is a window from the Syngnathus scovelli strain Florida chromosome 2, RoL_Ssco_1.2, whole genome shotgun sequence genome containing:
- the LOC125988263 gene encoding inactive dipeptidyl peptidase 10 isoform X5, whose amino-acid sequence is MTASKDPSKKKSKENQQDEDFVDISTPQRNWKGIAISLLVIVVVCSLITVSVVLLTPADLAGSIKSALTVDDLYASEFTVHEPEVAWISDSEVVFRNRDKHVVKFDFTRNESQVLLSDATFVAFKVAKYSLSADLQYALFAYDVKQMYRFSYQASYIVYNIYTREVWELNPPEVSNAVLQHAAWGKQGQQLIYIFENNIYYQSDVKSNSLRITSSGMEGVIFNGLADWLYEEEILHSHLAHWWSPDGEKLAFLTINDTLVPNMALAQFTGSAYPRGLQYPYPMAGQTNPAVKLSVVHLFGVTHTVELQPPDQLRLSDFYISMVKWISNTHLAVRWLTRAQNASVLTVCEAAVGVCLARHEDSSDSWISRQNQEPLFSKDASRFFLTVPLRQGGQGDFHHIAMFTKKGDKDEIEHVTSGTWEVTQIVAYDENKQVIYFLSTEVSAQQRHLYSVSTLGAFPRQCLTCGLREACTFFEADVSPDAEHAVLRCKGPGVPSVLLLSLDEVDSYFILENNHPVWSTLSTKRTVRTQIHTVHHNDLELPLKLILPLDFSESFLYGLLLIVGSSPGDQAVTEEFKLDWDQVLVGSEEVIVARLDGRGSAFRGQRMLHQLHQNIGQADVEDQIAALAYLVKLPFIDPTRVGVFGEDYGGYLTLMLIKSTEALIRCAAAQAPVVDWTMYASAFSERYFGTPSSEENRYQMSKVLPDVKGLQGGTLFLAHGTADANVHFQHSAELIKHLIRVGANYTMQIYPDEGHFLSRQSQIQLRHSLIGYFRGCLLDASSLLDRRAEDE
- the LOC125988263 gene encoding inactive dipeptidyl peptidase 10 isoform X4 is translated as MNQTASVSHQIECHPAKDVKDFVDISTPQRNWKGIAISLLVIVVVCSLITVSVVLLTPADLAGSIKSALTVDDLYASEFTVHEPEVAWISDSEVVFRNRDKHVVKFDFTRNESQVLLSDATFVAFKVAKYSLSADLQYALFAYDVKQMYRFSYQASYIVYNIYTREVWELNPPEVSNAVLQHAAWGKQGQQLIYIFENNIYYQSDVKSNSLRITSSGMEGVIFNGLADWLYEEEILHSHLAHWWSPDGEKLAFLTINDTLVPNMALAQFTGSAYPRGLQYPYPMAGQTNPAVKLSVVHLFGVTHTVELQPPDQLRLSDFYISMVKWISNTHLAVRWLTRAQNASVLTVCEAAVGVCLARHEDSSDSWISRQNQEPLFSKDASRFFLTVPLRQGGQGDFHHIAMFTKKGDKDEIEHVTSGTWEVTQIVAYDENKQVIYFLSTEVSAQQRHLYSVSTLGAFPRQCLTCGLREACTFFEADVSPDAEHAVLRCKGPGVPSVLLLSLDEVDSYFILENNHPVWSTLSTKRTVRTQIHTVHHNDLELPLKLILPLDFSESFLYGLLLIVGSSPGDQAVTEEFKLDWDQVLVGSEEVIVARLDGRGSAFRGQRMLHQLHQNIGQADVEDQIAALAYLVKLPFIDPTRVGVFGEDYGGYLTLMLIKSTEALIRCAAAQAPVVDWTMYASAFSERYFGTPSSEENRYQMSKVLPDVKGLQGGTLFLAHGTADANVHFQHSAELIKHLIRVGANYTMQIYPDEGHFLSRQSQIQLRHSLIGYFRGCLLDASSLLDRRAEDE
- the LOC125988263 gene encoding inactive dipeptidyl peptidase 10 isoform X1 is translated as MNQTASVSHQIECHPAKDVKDFVDISTPQRNWKGIAISLLVIVVVCSLITVSVVLLTPADLAGSIKSALTVDDLYASEFTVHEPEVAWISDSEVVFRNRDKHVVKFDFTRNESQVLLSDATFVAFKVAKYSLSADLQYALFAYDVKQMYRFSYQASYIVYNIYTREVWELNPPEVSNAVLQHAAWGKQGQQLIYIFENNIYYQSDVKSNSLRITSSGMEGVIFNGLADWLYEEEILHSHLAHWWSPDGEKLAFLTINDTLVPNMALAQFTGSAYPRGLQYPYPMAGQTNPAVKLSVVHLFGVTHTVELQPPDQLRLSDFYISMVKWISNTHLAVRWLTRAQNASVLTVCEAAVGVCLARHEDSSDSWISRQNQEPLFSKDASRFFLTVPLRQGGQGDFHHIAMFTKKGDKDEIEHVTSGTWEVTQIVAYDENKQVIYFLSTEVSAQQRHLYSVSTLGAFPRQCLTCGLREACTFFEADVSPDAEHAVLRCKGPGVPSVLLLSLDEVDSYFILENNHPVWSTLSTKRTVRTQIHTVHHNDLELPLKLILPLDFSESFLYGLLLIVGSSPGDQAVTEEFKLDWDQVLVGSEEVIVARLDGRGSAFRGQRMLHQLHQNIGQADVEDQIAALAYLVKLPFIDPTRVGVFGEDYGGYLTLMLIKSTEALIRCAAAQAPVVDWTMYASAFSERYFGTPSSEENRYQMSKVLPDVKGLQGGTLFLAHGTADGRHTHTHAHTHFGFLCQSGMKTVENLCPAADLNNSVLLLSKRSLPTLSGAHQALDQGGSQLHHAGTEKGMQKGSMSKYSCREMFTGCFPGQIYPDEGHFLSRQSQIQLRHSLIGYFRGCLLDASSLLDRRAEDE
- the LOC125988263 gene encoding inactive dipeptidyl peptidase 10 isoform X3, which encodes MMEPELRFLEDFVDISTPQRNWKGIAISLLVIVVVCSLITVSVVLLTPADLAGSIKSALTVDDLYASEFTVHEPEVAWISDSEVVFRNRDKHVVKFDFTRNESQVLLSDATFVAFKVAKYSLSADLQYALFAYDVKQMYRFSYQASYIVYNIYTREVWELNPPEVSNAVLQHAAWGKQGQQLIYIFENNIYYQSDVKSNSLRITSSGMEGVIFNGLADWLYEEEILHSHLAHWWSPDGEKLAFLTINDTLVPNMALAQFTGSAYPRGLQYPYPMAGQTNPAVKLSVVHLFGVTHTVELQPPDQLRLSDFYISMVKWISNTHLAVRWLTRAQNASVLTVCEAAVGVCLARHEDSSDSWISRQNQEPLFSKDASRFFLTVPLRQGGQGDFHHIAMFTKKGDKDEIEHVTSGTWEVTQIVAYDENKQVIYFLSTEVSAQQRHLYSVSTLGAFPRQCLTCGLREACTFFEADVSPDAEHAVLRCKGPGVPSVLLLSLDEVDSYFILENNHPVWSTLSTKRTVRTQIHTVHHNDLELPLKLILPLDFSESFLYGLLLIVGSSPGDQAVTEEFKLDWDQVLVGSEEVIVARLDGRGSAFRGQRMLHQLHQNIGQADVEDQIAALAYLVKLPFIDPTRVGVFGEDYGGYLTLMLIKSTEALIRCAAAQAPVVDWTMYASAFSERYFGTPSSEENRYQMSKVLPDVKGLQGGTLFLAHGTADGRHTHTHAHTHFGFLCQSGMKTVENLCPAADLNNSVLLLSKRSLPTLSGAHQALDQGGSQLHHAGTEKGMQKGSMSKYSCREMFTGCFPGQIYPDEGHFLSRQSQIQLRHSLIGYFRGCLLDASSLLDRRAEDE
- the LOC125988263 gene encoding inactive dipeptidyl peptidase 10 isoform X2, which produces MTASKDPSKKKSKENQQDEDFVDISTPQRNWKGIAISLLVIVVVCSLITVSVVLLTPADLAGSIKSALTVDDLYASEFTVHEPEVAWISDSEVVFRNRDKHVVKFDFTRNESQVLLSDATFVAFKVAKYSLSADLQYALFAYDVKQMYRFSYQASYIVYNIYTREVWELNPPEVSNAVLQHAAWGKQGQQLIYIFENNIYYQSDVKSNSLRITSSGMEGVIFNGLADWLYEEEILHSHLAHWWSPDGEKLAFLTINDTLVPNMALAQFTGSAYPRGLQYPYPMAGQTNPAVKLSVVHLFGVTHTVELQPPDQLRLSDFYISMVKWISNTHLAVRWLTRAQNASVLTVCEAAVGVCLARHEDSSDSWISRQNQEPLFSKDASRFFLTVPLRQGGQGDFHHIAMFTKKGDKDEIEHVTSGTWEVTQIVAYDENKQVIYFLSTEVSAQQRHLYSVSTLGAFPRQCLTCGLREACTFFEADVSPDAEHAVLRCKGPGVPSVLLLSLDEVDSYFILENNHPVWSTLSTKRTVRTQIHTVHHNDLELPLKLILPLDFSESFLYGLLLIVGSSPGDQAVTEEFKLDWDQVLVGSEEVIVARLDGRGSAFRGQRMLHQLHQNIGQADVEDQIAALAYLVKLPFIDPTRVGVFGEDYGGYLTLMLIKSTEALIRCAAAQAPVVDWTMYASAFSERYFGTPSSEENRYQMSKVLPDVKGLQGGTLFLAHGTADGRHTHTHAHTHFGFLCQSGMKTVENLCPAADLNNSVLLLSKRSLPTLSGAHQALDQGGSQLHHAGTEKGMQKGSMSKYSCREMFTGCFPGQIYPDEGHFLSRQSQIQLRHSLIGYFRGCLLDASSLLDRRAEDE